From a region of the Sesamum indicum cultivar Zhongzhi No. 13 linkage group LG3, S_indicum_v1.0, whole genome shotgun sequence genome:
- the LOC105157340 gene encoding uncharacterized protein LOC105157340 → MIALHSTANTTMATIKKSAVLYHYPCPDGAFAALAAHLYFSHSRAATTPPVLFFPNTVYSPLRADDLPLNEIDNVYLLDFVGPPGFIQQLSPKVERVVVLDHHKTALEMLGSGMSTSGKVIKVIDMERSGATIAYDYFKEKLFGGDINSRENGVIGEFQRVRRLFEYIEDGDLWRWRLPNSKAFSSGLKDLNLEFDVISNPTLFQQLLSLKLDSVVSQGMSSLARKQTIIEEVLEQSYEIALGSGAFGHCLAVNADAVYELRSELGHQLANKSIKMNLRGIGAVVYSVPELDNDQLLKISLRSISDEDTTPISQEYGGGGHRNASSFMINNAEFQRWKVSLNNSI, encoded by the exons ATGATTGCGTTACATTCGACAGCAAACACAACAATGGCGACGATCAAGAAATCAGCGGTGTTATATCACTACCCGTGCCCTGACGGCGCTTTCGCCGCTTTGGCTGCGCACCTCTACTTCTCTCACTCTCGGGCGGCAACAACTCCTCCAGTTCTCTTCTTTCCGAACACCGTCTACTCGCCGCTCAG AGCGGATGATTTACCCCTAAATGAAATTGACAATGTTTACCTTCTGGATTTCGTGGGGCCGCCGGGTTTCATTCAGCAGCTCTCTCCCAAAGTTGAAAG GGTTGTGGTCTTAGATCATCACAAGACTGCACTAGAGATGTTGGGTTCGGGGATGTCAACTAGTGGAAAGGTGATTAAAGTAATTGATATGGAGAGGAGTGGAGCTACTATAGCTTATGATTATTTCAAAGAGAAACTCTTTGGTGGGGACATCAACAGTAGAGAAAATGGTGTGATTGGTGAGTTTCAGAGAGTGAGGAGactatttgaatatattgagGATGGAGATCTGTGGAGGTGGCGCCTTCCTAATAGTAAAGCATTTAGCAGCGGATTGAAGGATTTGAACCTTGAATTTGATGTCATATCGAACCCCACCTTGTTCCAACAG TTGCTCTCGTTAAAACTTGACTCAGTAGTAAGTCAAGGTATGTCAAGTTTGGCACGCAAACAGACAATTATAGAGGAGGTTCTGGAGCAGTCATACGAAATTGCACTTGGCAGTGGAGCTTTTGGACATTGCCTG GCTGTCAATGCAGATGCTGTATATGAGTTAAGGAGCGAGCTTGGGCATCAGTTAGCAAATAAAAGCATCAAGATGAACTTGAG GGGCATTGGAGCTGTTGTGTACAGCGTACCTGAGCTTGATAATGACCAACTATTAAAAATTAGCCTAAGGAGCATCAGTGATGAGGACACTACACCCATATCACAG GAATATGGAGGTGGAGGCCACCGGAATGCAAGCTCATTCATGATAAACAATGCAGAATTTCAAAGGTGGAAGGTTTCTCTTAATAACTCAATCTAG
- the LOC105157342 gene encoding protein argonaute 1, with product MGRKRRTDLPGSGESSESQEAGGGRGGPQRPPAQQQPQPQQPQQQGGYQGGGRGWAPQRGGYGGRGGGGGRGVQQQYYGGTPEHQQGRGGQQYQRGGPPRRGGYGGGRGAPSAGGPSRPPAPELHQATQSLYQAATTQPYGRQVETPGGASSSSQAPEPTELEVSEQIQQLSIQSEVAPSQEMQPASSKSVRFPLRPGKGSYGTKCIVKANHFFAELPDKDLHQYDVSITPEVTSRGVNRAVMEQLVKLYRESHLGKRLPAYDGRKSLYTAGPLPFASKEFKITLIDEEDGPGSARREREFKVVIKFAARADLHHLGMFLEGRQADAPQEALQVLDIVLRELPTTRYCPVGRSFYSPDLGRRQTLGEGLESWRGFYQSIRPTQMGLSLNIDMSSTAFIEPLPVIDFVTQLLNRDVSARPLSDADRVKIKKALRGVKVEVTHRGNMRRKYRISGLTSQATRELTFPVDERGTMKSVVEYFQETYGFVIQHTQWPCLQVGNTQRPNYLPMEVCKIVEGQRYSKRLNERQITALLKVTCQRPQEREYDILQTVHHNAYAEDPYAKEFGIKISEKLAQVEARVLPAPWLKYHDSGREKDCLPQVGQWNMMNKRMVNGGTVNSWICINFARNVQDSVARSFCHELAQMCITSGMAFNPEPVLPVLSGRPDQVERVLKARFHDVMTKLQPHRKELDLLIVILPDNNGSLYGDLKRICETDLGIVSQCCLQKHVYRMSKQYLANVALKINVKVGGRNTVLVDALSRRIPLVSDRPTIIFGADVTHPHPGEDSSPSIAAVVASQDWPEVTKYAGLVCAQAHRQELIQDLYKTWQDPVRGTMHGGMIKELLISFRRATGQKPQRIIFYRDGVSEGQFYQVLLYELDAIRKACASLEPNYQPTVTFVVVQKRHHTRLFANNHHDRHAVDRSGNILPGTVVDSKICHPTEFDFYLCSHAGIQGTSRPAHYHVLWDENKFTADALQSLTNNLCYTYARCTRSVSIVPPAYYAHLAAFRARFYMEPETSDSGSMTSSAVAGRGAGAGARSTRVPGANAAVRPLPQLRENVKRVMFYC from the exons ATGGGGAGAAAGAGGCGAACTGATCTTCCTGGCTCTGGTGAGAGCTCTGAGTCTCAGGAGGCTGGTGGAGGACGTGGCGGCCCACAACGTCCACCGGCACAACAACAACCACAACCTCAGCAGCCACAGCAGCAAGGAGGATATcaaggaggaggaagaggctGGGCACCCCAACGTGGAGGCTATGGTGGCCGTGGTGGTGGAGGCGGCAGAGGCGTTCAACAACAATATTATGGTGGGACTCCTGAGCATCAGCAAGGTCGGGGTGGCCAGCAATATCAGCGCGGAGGCCCCCCCCGCCGTGGTGGATATGGAGGTGGCCGTGGGGCACCTTCTGCTGGTGGGCCATCTAGGCCACCAGCTCCCGAGCTGCACCAAGCTACCCAGTCTCTGTATCAAGCTGCAACGACTCAGCCATATGGGAGACAGGTGGAGACCCCCGGAGGGGCTAGCTCTTCTTCCCAGGCACCTGAGCCAACAGAGTTGGAAGTGTCTGAGCAGATCCAGCAACTTTCTATCCAGTCAGAAGTGGCCCCGAGCCAAGAAATGCAACCTGCTTCAAGCAAGTCGGTGAGATTTCCTTTGAGGCCAGGCAAGGGTAGTTATGGGACCAAGTGTATTGTGAAGGCAAACCACTTTTTTGCTGAGCTGCCTGACAAAGACTTGCATCAGTATGAT GTTTCAATTACTCCTGAAGTCACATCCCGTGGAGTTAATCGTGCTGTGATGGAGCAGTTAGTGAAGCTATATAGGGAATCCCATCTGGGGAAGAGGCTTCCTGCCTATGACGGTAGGAAAAGTCTCTACACTGCTGGGCCTCTACCTTTTGCGTCCAAAGAGTTTAAGATCACCCTTATAGATGAAGAAGATGGTCCAGGCAGTGCTAG GCGCGAGAGGGAATTCAAGGTGGTTATCAAGTTTGCTGCACGTGCTGACTTACATCATTTAGGCATGTTTTTAGAGGGAAGACAAGCTGATGCACCCCAAGAAGCTCTTCAGGTGTTGGACATTGTTTTGCGTGAACTTCCCACCACTCG GTATTGCCCAGTTGGCCGCTCTTTCTATTCCCCTGATTTGGGTAGAAGGCAGACTCTAGGTGAAGGGCTGGAAAGTTGGCGTGGTTTCTACCAGAGTATTCGCCCCACTCAGATGGGTTTGTCATTGAATATTG ATATGTCATCCACTGCTTTCATTGAGCCACTCCCGGTAATTGACTTTGTCACCCAGCTTCTGAACAGGGATGTGTCAGCTCGACCATTATCTGATGCTGACCGCGTCAAG ATAAAGAAAGCTCTTCGAGGAGTAAAAGTGGAGGTTACTCATCGAGGAAACATGCGCAGGAAATACCGCATCTCTGGTTTGACGTCTCAAGCAACACGAGAGCTGAC ATTTCCTGTGGATGAAAGGGGCACAATGAAATCTGTGGTTGAATACTTTCAAGAAACCTACGGATTTGTTATCCAACATACCCAGTGGCCTTGTCTGCAAGTTGGAAATACTCAAAGGCCAAACTATTTGCCAATGGAG GTGTGCAAGATTGTAGAGGGCCAAAGGTACTCTAAGAGGTTAAATGAGAGACAGATTACTGCACTCCTTAAAGTGACGTGCCAGCGTCCCCAGGAAAGAGAATATGATATCCTTCAG ACTGTACACCACAATGCATATGCTGAAGATCCATATGCAAAGGAGTTTGGAATTAAAATCAGTGAGAAGCTAGCACAGGTGGAAGCTCGTGTCCTGCCGGCACCATGG CTCAAATATCATGATTCGGGGCGGGAGAAGGACTGCCTTCCACAAGTTGGGCAGTGGAATATGATGAACAAG AGGATGGTAAATGGTGGTACAGTGAACAGTTGGATCTGTATTAACTTTGCCCGCAACGTACAAGACAGCGTGGCTCGCAGTTTCTGTCATGAACTTGCTCAGATGTGCATTACGTCTGGCATG GCCTTTAATCCTGAACCTGTCTTGCCGGTTTTGAGTGGTCGCCCGGATCAGGTAGAAAGAGTTCTAAAAGCTAGGTTTCATGATGTGATGACAAAATTGCAGCCTCACAGGAAGGAGCTTGACTTGCTAATTGTTATATTACCAGATAACAATGGCTCTCTTTATG GTGATCTGAAGCGGATATGCGAAACGGATCTTGGCATTGTGTCCCAGTGCTGTCTGCAGAAGCATGTCTACAGGATGAGCAAGCAGTATCTTGCTAATGTTGCTCTGAAGATTAATGTGAAAGTTGGTGGGAGGAATACGGTTCTGGTTGATGCTCTATCCAGACGTATACCTCTCGTCAGTGATCGGCCAACTATCATTTTTGGTGCTGACGTTACACATCCCCATCCTGGAGAGGATTCTAGCCCATCCATTGCTGCT GTGGTTGCTTCCCAGGATTGGCCGGAGGTCACAAAATATGCAGGCTTGGTTTGTGCTCAAGCTCATCGACAGGAGCTCATCCAGGATTTGTATAAAACCTGGCAGGATCCTGTTAGGGGCACTATGCATGGTGGCATGATCAA GGAACTGCTTATTTCATTCCGTAGAGCAACTGGACAGAAACCACAGCGGATTATTTTCTATAG GGATGGTGTCAGTGAAGGTCAGTTCTATCAAGTCTTGCTTTATGAGCTAGATGCTATACGCAAG GCATGTGCGTCCTTGGAGCCAAACTATCAGCCCACAGTCACCTTTGTTGTGGTTCAGAAACGTCATCATACTCGATTGTTTGCTAATAACCATCATGACAGACATGCAGTTGATAGAAGTGGAAACATTCTGCCTG GTACTGTTGTGGATTCAAAGATCTGCCACCCAACTGAGTTTGATTTCTATCTCTGCAGCCATGCTGGGATACAG GGGACTAGCCGCCCGGCTCATTACCATGTACTGTGGGATGAAAACAAATTTACTGCCGATGCCCTCCAGAGTCTGACTAATAACCTTTGCTACAC ATACGCGAGGTGCACTCGTTCCGTATCCATTG TGCCTCCTGCATACTATGCCCATCTGGCTGCCTTTCGTGCTCGTTTCTACATGGAGCCGGAAACCTCTGACAGCGGCTCAATGACGAGTAGTGCAGTTGCTGGTCGTGGTGCAGGTGCAGGTGCAAGGAGCACGAGGGTTCCAGGGGCCAATGCTGCTGTGAGGCCACTTCCCCAGCTCCGGGAGAATGTGAAGAGGGTAATGTTCTACTGTTGA
- the LOC105157343 gene encoding sucrose synthase 7, with translation MHAHFPFVFSYIKNQLHFLSKPDNPTPPVLDLNLPKQERIIICSCDHSMASAAAVDTMPDALRQSRYHMKRCFARLTGMGRRLMKFQHIKDEIEQTIEDKIERSKVLEGSLGDILSSTQEAAVVPPYVAFAIRHSPGIWDYVKVHADSLSVDIITSTDYLKFKETLFDEDWAKDENALEIDFGAFNVGIPSLALPSSIGDGLGYVLKFMTSMITRGSESAKPLVEYLLTLNHHGEKLMINETLNTVGKLRAALLIADVFVSALPKDTLYQNFEQKLKEWGFEKGWGDNAERVRQTMRILSEMLQAPDPTNMEAFFSRLPAIYKIVIFSVHGYFGQADVLGLPDTGGQVVYILDQVKALEEELLLRIKQQGLNVKPQILVVTRLIPDAQGNKCNQEMEPIANTMHSHILRVPFNTEKGVLGPWVSRFDIYPYLERFSQDATAKILELMEGKPDLIIGNYTDGNLVASLVASKLGVTLGTIAHALEKTKYEDSDVKWRELDPKYHFSCQFTADMIAMNAADFIITSTYQEIAGSKNRPGQYESHVAFTMPGLYRVISGINVFDPKFNIASPGADQSIYFPFMEKQKRLTKFQPAIEELLFSKEDNDEHIGFLADRKKPIIFTMARLDTVKNITGLTEWYGKNKRLRNLVNLVIVGGFFDPSKSKDREEMAEIKKMHSLIERYQLKGQIRWIAAQTDRYRNSELYRCVADTKGAFVQPALYEAFGLTVIEAMNCGLPTFATNQGGPAEIIVDGVSGFHIDPNNGDESSKKIADFFEKCKGDTRYWHRMSQAGLRRINECYTWKIYANKVLNMGLAYGFWRQLNQEQKKAKQRYIDIFYNLRFRKLAKNFTIPLEGIKPAASTETCEPKKRAPEPKSETRDSASPAVEEKTQATRTEAGKPEEVDQKIHQISTISRTPGSCCWIFLAISSSIVVYALLKLCGYFSSD, from the exons ATGCATGCACACTTTCCCTTTGTTTTCTCCTATATAAAGAATCAACTCCACTTCTTGTCCAAACCAGACAACCCCACCCCACCTGTACTAGATCTGAACTTGCCAAAACAAGAAAGGATAATTATCTGTTCCTGCGATCATTCAATGGCTTCAGCTGCAGCAGTGGACACTATGCCGGATGCGTTGAGGCAGAGTCGATACCATATGAAGAGATGTTTTGCCAG GCTTACTGGAATGGGAAGAAGGCTGATGAAGTTCCAGCATATAAAGGATGAGATAGAGCAAACAATTGAGGACAAGATTGAAAGGTCCAAGGTTTTGGAAGGTTCACTTGGTGACATCTTGAGTTCAACACAG GAAGCGGCTGTTGTCCCACCTTATGTGGCTTTTGCAATAAGGCACAGTCCTGGGATTTGGGACTACGTCAAGGTGCATGCAGATAGTTTGTCTGTTGATATAATCACATCCACGGATTACTTGAAGTTCAAAGAAACGCTCTTCGATGAGGACTG GGCAAAGGACGAAAATGCATTGGAGATAGATTTTGGAGCGTTCAACGTTGGTATCCCAAGCCTAGCACTTCCGTCTTCCATTGGGGACGGACTTGGCTATGTCTTGAAATTCATGACTTCAATGATCACTAGGGGCTCTGAGAGTGCAAAACCTTTGGTTGAGTACTTGCTTACACTTAACCATCATGGAGAG AAACTTATGATCAATGAGACTCTAAACACTGTTGGGAAGCTTCGAGCAGCTCTGTTAATTGCAGATGTTTTCGTCTCTGCCCTCCCAAAGGACACACTGTACCAGAATTTTGAGCAGAA GCTTAAAGAATGGGGCTTCGAGAAAGGTTGGGGGGATAATGCAGAAAGAGTTAGACAAACAATGAGGATACTTTCTGAGATGCTTCAAGCTCCGGATCCTACAAACATGGAAGCATTTTTCAGTAGGCTTCCAGCCATTTACAAGATTGTCATATTCTCTGTTCATGGTTACTTTGGACAAGCTGATGTTCTTGGTTTGCCTGATACGGGAGGCCAG GTCGTTTACATTCTTGATCAAGTTAAAGCGTTGGAAGAAGAACTGTTACTAAGAATAAAGCAGCAGGGCTTGAATGTGAAGCCTCAGATTCTTGTG GTGACTCGTCTCATCCCCGATGCACAAGGGAACAAATGCAATCAAGAAATGGAGCCGATAGCCAACACAATGCACTCCCACATTCTGAGGGTTCCATTTAATACTGAGAAGGGAGTGCTCGGACCATGGGTCTCCCGGTTTGATATCTATCCTTATTTGGAGAGGTTTTCTCAG GATGCCACTGCAAAGATTCTTGAGCTAATGGAAGGTAAACCAGACCTCATAATTGGGAATTACACAGATGGGAACTTAGTGGCATCTTTGGTGGCTAGCAAACTTGGAGTTACTCTG GGAACAATAGCTCATGCTTTGGAGAAGACCAAGTACGAAGATTCAGATGTCAAGTGGAGGGAGTTAGATCCCAAATACCACTTTTCTTGCCAATTCACTGCTGATATGATAGCAATGAATGCTGCTGATTTCATAATTACCAGCACATATCAAGAAATTGCTGGAAG CAAGAACCGGCCTGGACAATATGAAAGCCATGTGGCGTTCACTATGCCGGGACTTTACAGGGTCATCTCGGGCATCAATGTGTTTGATCCTAAGTTCAATATTGCTTCCCCTGGGGCTGATCAGTCCATCTACTTCCCATTCATGGAGAAGCAGAAACGACTCACTAAATTTCAGCCTGCCATTGAGGAACTACTCTTCAGCAAGGAGGATAACGACGAGCACAT TGGATTTCTTGCAGACAGAAAGAAACCGATTATCTTTACAATGGCAAGACTTGACACTGTGAAGAACATCACAGGATTGACTGAGTGGTACGGGAAGAACAAAAGGCTTAGAAACTTAGTTAATCTTGTTATTGTGGGGGGATTCTTCGATCCATCGAAATCAAAAGACAGGGAGGAAATGGCTGAAATCAAGAAGATGCATTCTCTGATTGAGAGATACCAACTCAAGGGTCAGATCAGATGGATAGCAGCTCAAACTGACAGATACAGAAACAGTGAACTTTACCGTTGCGTTGCAGACACGAAAGGAGCTTTTGTTCAGCCAGCATTATATGAAGCTTTTGGCTTAACCGTCATTGAAGCAATGAATTGTGGATTGCCCACATTTGCAACAAATCAAGGAGGACCGGCAGAAATCATAGTTGATGGTGTCTCAGGCTTCCACATTGATCCGAACAATGGGGATGAATCGAGCAAAAAGATTGCTGATTTCTTTGAGAAATGCAAAGGGGATACTAGATATTGGCATAGGATGTCTCAAGCAGGACTCAGACGCATAAACGAATG CTATACATGGAAAATCTATGCCAACAAAGTTCTGAATATGGGATTGGCTTATGGATTCTGGAGGCAGTTAAACCAAGAGCAGAAAAAAGCCAAGCAGAGATACattgatatattttacaatCTCCGGTTTAGGAAGCTG GCCAAGAATTTCACTATCCCTCTTGAAGGAATCAAACCAGCAGCATCGACTGAAACTTGTGAACCTAAAAAACGAGCACCAGAACCAAAATCAGAGACGCGTGATTCAGCCTCACCAGCAGTAGAGGAAAAAACTCAAGCAACAAG GACGGAAGCTGGAAAACCAGAAGAAGTTGATCAGAAGATTCATCAGATTTCAACAATAAGTCGTACGCCGGGTTCCTGCTGCTGGATTTTTTTAGCCATATCTTCCTCAATTGTTGTTTATGCTTTGCTGAAGCTCTGTGGATATTTTTCAAGTGATTGA
- the LOC105157491 gene encoding receptor-like protein kinase FERONIA, translating into MAFMILSLLLHSHLFSILAYQYSLASSRKIAVNCGSNGTSATTDYGEWIGDVPSEFTRSPLLRGSSVSSTVDMADADPVPYRYARISRFQFSYVFQEVSPGQKHIRLHFNPVSYRGFGMYRDLFIVQAGRLTLLGNFSASLTADALGLKYFVKEFWITVEENQTLRLKFSPARSLLHDTYAFVNGIEVIDMPTSLYYTHDNCLGAQFIGHNFHVLLDSSTVLEMVHQLNIQEESISQANSSGMLHSRITRKTNKINFFAWNVPVDVGFRYLVRLHLSEPQNYMEISGIMEFSVLINGKIADTKVDSARRRSHNDIHCYRDYVVMMNGHGQEGKRDLMIAMKTKSGLSDGPLARFEILKLSNLNNSLASLDPLPPSQTLSSRGLWKSILLLVSDHGNAVGSIVVAVGTLTTLVNYKLHKIAEAKWKKQSALTEGLRCFSLDEMQSATDNFSHTPIGRGSFGKVYRGLIDDGQRKVAIKKLTFGSHQGENEFWNEVEALSKLRHANVVSLIGYCYEREEMILVYELMPLGTLAANLFKNNITDNSLSWEQRLRICIGAARGLDYLHTNGVIHRDVKSSNILLDDEFRAKISDFGFAKLGETMQLHSYINTRIVGTNGYLDPDYMRNQRLTKKSDVYSFGVVLFEVLSGKRAVNSRGQDCQPDLISWARGHIRNGDIDKIVEPSLRGKMSLKCLKDFVEISEKCLHDEPKKRPTMVQVVAMLEFLHEEHVAGKSNSKMVQNRVAQDRGTQHLEAPLGSTQPKILKDSTRGAQVCVGGSSSSNEQFMLRPRKQFQRSKALTFPDGPCHHFSKFSIENATENFSDKCLIISNVFYKIYAGSYKSFGRNITIARFKCAQERIPAVCMELEMLSKLYHPNLACIIGYCCGDKGEIFIVYEYAGDNTLLHYLKTSNLSWKIRLFICIGVAQGLDYLHMRTGKTIIHGDVSPSVIFLDEGWCAKVVNFGSILSPSDVHDPALTWQTSLELQNMPPDFTYPTKFTEKSDVYLFGVLLLEVLCPEYLHNHLLLDRIRQAIKKKALGRIIDPYLHGKIEAKSLCEFLEVTFSCLQLEQVDRPPMDRVVSCLDEALWLQCDAEKRSLKDNENQDGFTLDNVYPELHHFASITLQNNQQSGITSSR; encoded by the coding sequence ATGGCTTTCATGATCCTCTCACTCTTGCTCCATTCTCATCTTTTTTCCATACTAGCTTATCAGTACTCTCTAGCTTCCTCCAGGAAAATTGCTGTCAATTGTGGGTCAAATGGTACATCAGCGACGACCGATTATGGGGAATGGATAGGAGATGTACCATCAGAATTTACTCGTTCACCCCTACTAAGAGGCTCATCGGTCAGCTCAACTGTGGATATGGCAGATGCTGATCCGGTTCCCTACAGATACGCCCGAATCTCTCGTTTTCAGTTTTCCTATGTGTTCCAAGAAGTCAGTCCAGGTCAGAAACATATTCGCCTTCACTTCAATCCAGTTTCATACCGGGGTTTTGGAATGTATAGAGACCTTTTCATAGTACAGGCTGGACGTTTGACCCTCCTTGGTAACTTCAGTGCTTCATTAACTGCAGATGCTCTTGGCCTGAAATACTTTGTCAAAGAATTCTGGATCACCGTGGAAGAAAACCAAACTTtgagattaaaattttccCCTGCACGTAGTCTACTACATGATACATATGCATTTGTAAATGGAATAGAAGTCATCGACATGCCTACTTCCCTTTATTACACTCATGATAATTGTCTTGGAGCACAATTCATAGGCCATAACTTTCACGTGTTGCTTGATAGTAGCACTGTGCTTGAAATGGTTCATCAGTTAAATATTCAAGAGGAATCCATTTCACAAGCCAATAGTTCTGGCATGCTTCATAGTAGGATTACCAGAAAGACAAACAAGATCAACTTCTTTGCATGGAACGTACCAGTGGATGTGGGATTTAGATACTTAGTACGTCTTCATTTGAGTGAACCACAAAATTATATGGAAATTTCAGGTATCATGGAATTTAGTGTCCTAATCAATGGTAAGATTGCAGACACTAAGGTGGATTCAGCTCGCCGAAGGAGCCACAATGACATCCATTGCTACAGGGACTATGTGGTGATGATGAACGGACACGGGCAAGAAGGTAAGCGTGATCTCATGATTGCAATGAAGACAAAGAGTGGTCTGAGTGATGGACCACTAGCGCGATTTGAGATACTCAAATTGAGCAACCTCAATAATAGCCTTGCCAGTCTGGACCCCTTGCCTCCATCACAAACTTTATCATCCAGGGGTCTATGGAAGTCTATTCTACTCTTAGTTTCTGATCATGGAAATGCTGTTGGAAGTATTGTGGTCGCTGTCGGGACTCTAACCACCTTAGTTAATTATAAGTTGCATAAAATTGCGGAAGCTAAGTGGAAGAAGCAATCTGCCTTGACAGAGGGATTACGTTGTTTTTCACTTGATGAGATGCAATCAGCCACGGACAACTTCAGCCATACTCCTATTGGAAGGGGGTCATTTGGAAAAGTCTATAGAGGACTAATTGATGACGGGCAACGCAAGGTTGCCATAAAAAAGTTAACATTTGGCTCTCATCAGGGGGAAAATGAGTTTTGGAACGAGGTTGAAGCACTCTCCAAGCTGAGGCATGCCAATGTTGTTTCTTTGATTGGCTACTGCTATGAACGTGAAGAAATGATCCTTGTGTATGAACTTATGCCGCTTGGAACATTGGCTGCCAATCTCTTCAAAAACAACATCACTGATAACTCCCTCTCTTGGGAGCAGCGCCTCAGGATCTGCATTGGAGCTGCCAGAGGATTAGACTATCTTCACACTAATGGAGTTATACATCGCGATGTGAAGTCCTCGAACATCTTACTAGATGATGAGTTTAGGGCCAAAATTTCTGATTTTGGATTTGCAAAACTTGGGGAGACGATGCAGCTGCATAGCTATATTAACACAAGGATTGTAGGCACAAATGGATACCTGGACCCAGACTATATGAGAAATCAACGACTTACCAAGAAATCTGATGTTTACTCCTTTGGTGTTGTGTTATTTGAGGTTCTGTCTGGGAAAAGAGCAGTGAACTCAAGAGGTCAAGACTGCCAGCCTGACCTCATCAGTTGGGCTAGAGGTCACATACGTAATGGAGATATTGATAAGATTGTTGAACCCAGTCTTAGGGGGAAAATGTCACTCAAATGCTTGAAAGACTTTGTGGAAATCTCCGAAAAATGCTTGCATGATGAACCAAAGAAACGACCTACTATGGTTCAAGTGGTGGCAATGCTTGAATTTCTACATGAAGAACATGTTGCTGGAAAAAGCAACTCCAAAATGGTTCAAAATCGTGTGGCTCAAGATAGAGGAACACAACATCTAGAGGCTCCTTTAGGAAGTACTCAACCAAAAATTCTCAAGGATTCCACCAGAGGTGCACAGGTATGTGTTGGAGGAAGCTCTTCAAGTAACGAGCAATTCATGCTTAGGCCGAGAAAACAATTTCAGAGGAGTAAAGCACTGACTTTTCCAGATGGACCTTGCCATCActtctcaaaatttagtattgAGAATGCCACAGAAAACTTTAGTGATAAATGCCTCATCATAAGCAATGTATTCtacaagatatatgcaggtaGCTACAAGTCCTTTGGCAGAAATATAACCATTGCTCGGTTTAAATGTGCACAAGAGCGTATACCTGCTGTCTGTATGGAGCTAGAAATGCTTTCGAAGCTTTATCACCCAAATCTTGCATGTATAATCGGATATTGCTGCGGTGATAAGGGTGAGATATTCATTGTATATGAGTATGCAGGAGATAACACCCTCCTTCATTACCTGAAAACCAGCAATCTATCTTGGAAAATCAGGCTTTTTATTTGCATTGGTGTAGCACAAGGATTGGATTACCTTCATATGCGCACCGGGAAAACCATCATCCATGGGGATGTCAGTCCTAGCGTCATTTTCTTGGACGAGGGTTGGTGCGCAAAGGTTGTAAACTTTGGTTCTATTTTAAGCCCCTCAGATGTTCATGATCCAGCTTTAACATGGCAAACGTCCCTTGAATTGCAAAACATGCCACCAGATTTCACATATCCCACCAAATTCACTGAAAAATCTGATGTGTACTTGTTTGGGGTGCTTCTGTTGGAAGTACTGTGTCCCGAGTACCTCCATAATCACCTGCTACTAGATAGGATCAGACAAGCTATCAAGAAGAAGGCTCTTGGTCGAATTATTGACCCATATCTACATGGGAAAATTGAAGCAAAATCTTTATGTGAATTTCTTGAAGTTACTTTTAGCTGCTTGCAACTGGAGCAAGTCGATAGGCCACCAATGGATAGAGTAGTATCTTGCCTAGACGAAGCTCTATGGCTGCAGTGCGACGCAGAAAAACGTTCTCTAAAAGACAACGAGAATCAGGATGGATTCACTTTGGACAATGTCTATCCAGAATTACATCACTTTGCATCAATCACTCTTCAAAACAATCAACAAAGTGGCATCACAAGTAGTCGATAG